ATTTAGCATTCCTATGAGGTCCAATGGGAATTGCCCTTATTATAGACTTTTTAGAGTTTTTATATAATGGCCAACACATAATCAAGCTATTCTTAATCTGTATCTTCCTTCACAGGGAGTTAACAAAAGTGCCCCATATGGCCACCACAGCTGGAGACGAGGAGACAGTGAACTTGATGCTAAAGAGATGGCAAGACCCCTCAACCGGCCTGGACCAGGCATGGAGAGAGGAGTACCTAGTCCACCTGTCTTTCCCTGACCCTAAGAATCCCAACAAGGTCACTGTAGGTGAGTCAACAAGTTGCTGAATGTGAACATGGAGAGAGTTATACCATACCtctctgttgtggagaaattgctgaagtcagaggtcaatggtgaggtcaggagggaagaaagtgttcaggagcctctgatgtcttatgctgtattagTACATCCTAAatgcctgagtcggtctcgaagttgtgatggtggataaactttaaacccaaagatcacaccccaaatatTACACGCCCCggaattagtcaaagagaatgtctttacccatggaggtgttattgtgagcatattctagtctggggacacagatgtctgtttacgcagattggaacgtcaacggcaatctatctattatgactaggaaggcagcaataggtctcttcgaccctggccaccacagtcttgagatatggtggcacctagtcaaagacaaacaattaatattgccgaggaccacaaggcccacacgtgaccatgtgtaacctaaggatagatAACACTTTCCATTCAGTATGTTTTTGGTTCGTTATCGTTTTACTATAGTTTAAGAAAGTTCAGGGCACTAGAGCGTAATTAACAGGCAGCAGGTCTAATACAACATTACAATGAGATAAGATGAGATAAGGAGGAATGAGTCAACTGTATTGACTTCATGTGTTGCACTGTATGATTTACTAAGCTGTTGTAAAACTGGATTCAGTTTATCTGTAACATATTCATGATGATCCCAATGAAGGCAAAGTCCTCAAGCTACACATAAATAATCACATTTAGCAAATATTTTCCATCATGTTGCATCTATTTACATTTCATGCTCCACAGTCCACAGCTGTTATGCCTGTCACCTGATGACTTTCACTTCACTCAGTGATAGCAGACCAGTAACAATGAATTATTCCTTTCAGTGAGCCCCTCTGATACTGTGCTGCATACtgccagagaaaaagagaagcgCTATACACCAGACCAAGATGATCCTGAGGTGGTTCAGCCATACGCTGCATACTCCCCTCCTGGACACCCAGAGGTAAAACACTGCATTCGGACATATCTGAAATTCTGTTTAAAGCTACTGTTATGTACGTCAGTGTGTCATCTAAAGCAGCTGCTTTGGCACTATTAACGCAGTTATGGCCTGGCATTCAGcaggattaaataaaaaacataaaattgtgAATCATGAAAACACCTACTGTATATAACAGACAATTTTACTTTCAAATACTCCAAGAGGTTGTAATTTATTGCATTTAGGCTGATACAGCAGCCTCCTACAATGAACATATCTAATAGGATGAAAAGTGCAGTCCTAGTATGGGCCCATGTTACACGGGCGGGCGCACACAATTTAGTTGACCACTTTGTGTCAAAACCAAATAGAGACCAGTACCATACAGTCACATCCCATATTTTATTGCTCAGATACAGTACATAGATGGACAGATATgggacaaataaaaagaaagatcGAACATGCTGTTTAAATAAAGCATACAGTATTTCCAGGAAGTCATTTACTGAAactataaaaaaatcacatgattGTCCCATCCCCCATCTCACACAGCACAAGCTTACCTGTTGTAACCTTTGAGGCCAACACATCTTCTGACAGAAGACAGATAAGGAACATTTCTAAGTCACTATAGGTTTATAGGAATATTTTATTAGTCAtgacattatattttattacatgAAGATTTTATGAGAATTTAAGACCTTCAAAAAGCTCCTGCCACTTAGATTTAAGGAGGGCTAAACCTATGGTAACAGCTAGATGCTGCAGCCAGTAGCTCCTTCAAATTCCCTTGTTTTTGTTATAAGCCTGGGCTGCTTCTGGCTTATGCCTTGTCTGGACGAAATGGAACTGTGCCCACATCTTTACAGCACGGGTTCCCTCCCCACGGCCACCCTCACTGTTTCTCAGAACTGAGTACTGTAATTTGGTTCCATCTGTTATTTACATCCAGTAATATTCTTTcaaattcattaattaaattcaGCCACTTTTAACCATCAGTCAAAGTCCAGCCCTGTGTAACGTGAAGGGACATTGGACATTCATTTCAACTTTGTCTTGTGTAATGTTAAATACATTACCCTGACCatggtctttctttctttctagtCAAATATAATTGGCAAATTATTGATAAAGGAGATAACATTACAGGTTATGGTGTCTGAgttcataaaataacaaaagccCATCAGTTAAGAGTGGCTTACGATGGTTGAGGAATTATTACTATCTGTGAACATCTAtaaaaggggaggaggaggccatAATGAGGGTTAAGACTAGAGCCTGTAAAAAGGTTTCTCACCATGGCAGTGTGATGATTTTGGAAAGACTTGTTAGAGTTTTCATGAATTCATTttcttataaaaaaacaaacaaaaaaacaataaaatgcacaaaagGCATTGACATTGTTGCACTGGGTTACTTCCCGAGTTGCTGTTGATGACACAGAGTTTACTTCTCTGATGGTTTTAGGGGAAACTGGTGTATGCCAACCAGGGAAAACCAAGCGACTACCGAAAGCTGAACGAGACCATGGACCTCAGGGGAACCATCGCGATCACCAGATATGGTGGAGCAGGGAGAGCTGCTAAAGTGAGTTGCACTTTGTGCTAATTAGTGAGTAACTTACTATACTGTTTGTGTTCGGTTGTGCTTTAAAGATAAGCAGAAAACAATCTGGCAAGGTTACACAAAACGTCCGTGCCAAAAGTGTCACTGTCAGCTTTTAGTGCTCTGAcaagtgaaacaataaaatcagtCACTCTTTAAACAACACCTTTAGTGGTGGAGGACAAGCACGTTACAGTGTTATCAGCTTACAATTTGTTCGCTCTGTAAGAACTTATATCAActgaagaaacaggaaacaaagatAAAACTTAAACTAATTCTCATTATATCAACAGAATTCaagtttctatttttctatttttctatttaaccTGTAATATTATAGTTTCTTAATGACACTTGAAATAGATATCTTATGCATGTTTATTGACTTAGTGACATTTTATAGTGCACAAACCACTGGTCAGCACCATGTAGAATGTATTCACAGtttgaaacacactgaatatCAGCAGCAATCTATTTTTTTAGCCAGCATAAACCCAGATGAGTCAGTTCatctattcatttattataaGTATACTGCTTATTGCATTTTCTCTATGCAATCCATAGTGTTGTTGCCAGCCTTTATTGGTCATCGGTACAAAATATGGTTGTACTGCCAGGTAAAAATGGCTAATCAATAAGTTATGTAAACAAAATGCCATATGTGTTTTATCCAGGCCATCAATGCAGCACCCTACGGTGTCATTGGTGTGCTTGTCTACACAGAGCCTTTGGACATCAATGATGGCCTCATGTCAGACGTCAATGAGACGTATCCTCATTCCTGGTACTTACCGCCCTCTGGTGTGGAGAGAGGTTCCTTCAACACTCACTATGGAGACATGCGCACACCCTACCTGGCTGCTAAAGGTAAGCAGTGACTTGTGTAAAATTAGTACATACTAATACTATCTGCAAGGGGACATTTACAACAACATCAGATTTAAACATACATATGAAGATAAagcttttaattatttaattttaatattttactccAGAGATTCttcagaattattattttctttcagaTGAAACTTACAGGATTCCTGTTGAGGACATTACAGGTATCCCTCCTATTCCAATTCAACCAATCGGATTTGAGGACGCCTACATACTAATCTGGTTTGTGAAGAGACAAATCTGCTTCAGTAATTAATACATCCCAACATTGTTGTTTATGAACTAATTGTAACTTGCTTTTCCATCATGCATTTCAGTGCGTTAGGTGGAGAAGCGGCTCCAAGTGTATGGCAGGGAGCATTCAACTGTACCTACAACTTTGGTGGCCCGGGGTTCAGAAATACATCTGCTTTCAACAACAGGTAGTCAACTAACATCAAACCATcctttttactttatatattattttacagcatatgcagaatatatacagtagtagTTCTCCTTTTTATTAAACCTCATTTTAGCTAAGGAGTCAGCtcaatttcctttttaaagttCACATCTGGATCAATCgttaagtgttttcttttacaaaaggcagagcttttgtttttagcttgtttcCAAAGGTAGCTTGAACAGGAGCTGTGGATGCAGGTCAGAGACACCGGATCTCTGAATGTCTCTGAACACATATGGAAGTTCAGGAAACAGTTTTCTTAGATTTGTCAATTATCCTTTAACAGCAAGACTCACCAAATCCATGAAGCTTTGACTTGCAGATTATGACAAGCCTTCACCCTGTAATGGTGTAAATAATTAACAGCTCAATCAGATGTTCTTTGTGGTTTATGAATATATCTTACAATAACTTTCATGAAGTGTCTTCAAATTGTTACTTGTAAAAAACAATTTCTATTTCagtcaaaaaacaacatacaggCACAAGCCAAAAAATAGGAAGCTTTCTCTAATCATAACATTGAAGGacctgtcagacagacaggacattAACCAATCCAGGACCATATCATTGGTACCATCATAGTTATAATACAGACCTATAATGCTGGCAAGACGTAAGTCACTGGTGAACTTAATCTTGACCTTGACCCTTGATCCTCTTTTCCAGTGATGTGAGACTGGACATCTTCAACAATAACGTGTTGAAGAACTCCTCCAATGTGATGGGAATTATTAGAGGAAGTGTTGAGCCAGGTGAGACTGAAGACTATATCCAAATATGCCAGTAGATTGcatctgttttcatcttgtGATTACTCTACAGCTgctttgtgctctgtgtgtttatgtctacAGACAGGTATGTGATCTATGGGAACCATAGGGACAGTTGGGTTCATGGTGCCATCGACCCGAGCAGTGGGACGTCTGTCATGCTGGAAATTACCAGAGTGCTGGGCCAGATGGTCAAGCAGGGTGAGGATATTAAtagctgaaaaaacaactaattgtTTTGTTCATAGAGCTGAATAAAGAGTAAatctctgttcctctctgtggCAGGCCTTTGGAGGCCTCGCAGGTCCATTATTTTTGGAAGCTGGGGAGCGGAGGAGTTCGGCCTTATTGGGTCCGCAGAATACACAGAGGTGATTTGTAATGAATTCACAAGATTAGACATCACACTGAgcaatatgtaaatgtaattctAAACTGATTTTAAAGCAATGAAGAACAGTCTATCTTTACAAAGAAATAGGCGAATTaaggaataaaacatgaacagtaCTTCATTGTGACAATGTTAGTACTTGTAAATAGATGGATAACAAATATCAGTAATTCTTTGCTGAGATGACTACTCTTCTCTTCTTGTGCTATACTAAATGTACCATTACTCCATAATTTGAAAGTACTCTTTGAAGTATATTTAGTCTCACTTAAAGTACTGATTGTATACATACAGTGACAAACATGACCTTGAGCTTGTCTTTTCACCAGCAATACTTTGCCAAGCTCAGTGAACGAACCATTGCTTACATCAACGTGGATATAGCTGTCTTTGGTAAGAAGCTtcacttgaaaatgaaaatatttaatgcCTTAAAATAGTCTCGGCCTAGTCTAGGTTTACTGGACAGATGCAGCCATTGTAGTCGCAGAAATACTATGTAACACttagaaatgtatgtttggggagtaagattatttattgaatagTGGAGAAGGGGTAGGTTTAAATAAGCATATGCTTCATCCTACTCCTTTTCGGACATGTTGGGTTCACATTATTACTTTTTCTATTgactattgttattgttgttttgaccatttttcattcgatttgtttgtttttcatgtcagatagatactttattgatccctaaaaaaaaaattcagttaGGGCTGCCAGCCAATTGCTCGTGCCAACCAtgttttaagaaaagaaaaaagtgtagTTACAGGCAAagacaatcacaaacacatacgACATTATACAGTGGATTAGTTTACATGaggtatctatctatctatcttctctAAACTACTTAGATGAActataaacatttgaaaatatacatttttgcagattttttgtttttttcagggtttttttcgTAAGAATGTTTCTGAAACTGTCTTGTTGAcagatgtgatttattttgtgataCATAATGTTAAATATGTGAATTCTTACAATGGTTTTCACAGCAGGTTGTGTTCAGTGACTGCATGTCTTGTGCCTTGGAAATGGAGGCTATGTAAATGTGATGCTAATCCAAAACACTCGCTCCTCAGCAAACGCCACTCTTAGAGCTTCAGGGATGCCATCAGTACAAAACGTCATCTTCAAAGCCACAAAACAGGTGAAGTCTTTAAAATGAACTCGTGTCggttgatgtttgtttttttatttttattttttacaacattttaacTTGAACATAAATACTGTCCACACAAGAACCTATCACATGGGTTTGTTCTCTAGGTCAAAGCAGCTGGGCTGGACACATCTGTGTACGACAACTGGATCCAATATTTCAACAGGACGAGCCCAGCACATGGAATCATTCCCAGGTAATGAACTACAGTTACACCATTCTTTCCCACATCTTGCATTGCATACTGGGAGAAGAGTTATCTAGCTTTTTATTCCAAATTCCCCATCTCTGTTGGAGGGTTTGAAAAACTGATTGTATGTTTGCCCATCACTGTTCTTAACCAAAAAACTTAGTCCAAAATCTGTAGTTCAAGAGGCTTGTCATTGGACATTTGAAACAGTCGGGTTGTGTTAAAATGCTGGATCAGATGGCCTATAAAGGAAGAGTATCTAAATGGATTTATACTGTGTGTAGCTTAAAAAGTGCATATATGCACAGCAACACAGTAGTTACAATATTACATTTGTTACATTGTTGCTAattgacatttacattttacatttattattatattgctTTAGTAGAATATGTGGTCATGACAGTTTGACAGTTCAATGCATGTGAGATGTGTGGCAATTTACATCATCAACGTTCTGGTTTCCTGTCTTCCCTTGACAGGGTGGGATACCTGACAGGAGCAGGGAGTGATTATGCTGCCTTTGTCCATTACCTGGGAATTACTTCCATGGACATTTCATACACATACGACAGGGTATGAAAGAACTTGCAATATATTGTCTGATGACGGTTTGAGTGCTGTATGTAGGATGTAGAAATCTTGATATTCTCATAATATTCTCTTCATTGGGTCCAAGACACATTCCTCCTCCCATTCCTCCATGCCAGTTGGATCTTAAATTTGTTCCACTTTGCTGTCTTTCTGCACTGTTTACTTTCAAGCTGTCTCATTTTAGCTCTTGTTTGAAATTAGCTGTCaccagagaaacatttgtcatttcagtgtgtgcatgtgcgctGAACTCATCAGCCCTGTAACTCCtataatattgatttttttcttcatacagAGTAAAACAAATGCTCGGATTTACCCTGCATACCACACAGCATATGACACCTTTGACTATGCCTCAAAGTTCATTGATCCTGGTAAGCAATGATGTGTCTCACATATTGGATTCTTCTTGTACTGTACTTCTTGTCaatggttaaaaaacaaacaaaaaaaccaatCCTGCTACTTTTCCTGTCACGATACAGCAGAATATACATTATTTTATGCTATACCATTGGAAAATGTAGTATATTTGAACAAAATTACTTAAGTTGT
This genomic stretch from Larimichthys crocea isolate SSNF chromosome III, L_crocea_2.0, whole genome shotgun sequence harbors:
- the naaladl1 gene encoding aminopeptidase NAALADL1 isoform X2 encodes the protein MSTVDNIQIQENLRELTKVPHMATTAGDEETVNLMLKRWQDPSTGLDQAWREEYLVHLSFPDPKNPNKVTVVSPSDTVLHTAREKEKRYTPDQDDPEVVQPYAAYSPPGHPEGKLVYANQGKPSDYRKLNETMDLRGTIAITRYGGAGRAAKAINAAPYGVIGVLVYTEPLDINDGLMSDVNETYPHSWYLPPSGVERGSFNTHYGDMRTPYLAAKDETYRIPVEDITGIPPIPIQPIGFEDAYILICALGGEAAPSVWQGAFNCTYNFGGPGFRNTSAFNNSDVRLDIFNNNVLKNSSNVMGIIRGSVEPDRYVIYGNHRDSWVHGAIDPSSGTSVMLEITRVLGQMVKQGLWRPRRSIIFGSWGAEEFGLIGSAEYTEQYFAKLSERTIAYINVDIAVFANATLRASGMPSVQNVIFKATKQVKAAGLDTSVYDNWIQYFNRTSPAHGIIPRVGYLTGAGSDYAAFVHYLGITSMDISYTYDRSKTNARIYPAYHTAYDTFDYASKFIDPGFVSHQAIARTAGNVLIRLADSLVLPLNCSDYAESLEDYLKTAVQLYQDKLQTQKISMEPLKRAVANFRSAATHLDQVILTSDLVNETPMKIRRINDQLMLLDRAFLDPLAFPDKYAYRHVIWASSSAGRQTFPGLADAYANAELTGQPRDWDKVHYHLSVLSQAIEGAANTLVDVI
- the naaladl1 gene encoding aminopeptidase NAALADL1 isoform X1 — protein: MIKQVLISIVFGAAVLTVGILIGHFGITKSGSSAPSWVKDVAKDVDEDFVEKFMSTVDNIQIQENLRELTKVPHMATTAGDEETVNLMLKRWQDPSTGLDQAWREEYLVHLSFPDPKNPNKVTVVSPSDTVLHTAREKEKRYTPDQDDPEVVQPYAAYSPPGHPEGKLVYANQGKPSDYRKLNETMDLRGTIAITRYGGAGRAAKAINAAPYGVIGVLVYTEPLDINDGLMSDVNETYPHSWYLPPSGVERGSFNTHYGDMRTPYLAAKDETYRIPVEDITGIPPIPIQPIGFEDAYILICALGGEAAPSVWQGAFNCTYNFGGPGFRNTSAFNNSDVRLDIFNNNVLKNSSNVMGIIRGSVEPDRYVIYGNHRDSWVHGAIDPSSGTSVMLEITRVLGQMVKQGLWRPRRSIIFGSWGAEEFGLIGSAEYTEQYFAKLSERTIAYINVDIAVFANATLRASGMPSVQNVIFKATKQVKAAGLDTSVYDNWIQYFNRTSPAHGIIPRVGYLTGAGSDYAAFVHYLGITSMDISYTYDRSKTNARIYPAYHTAYDTFDYASKFIDPGFVSHQAIARTAGNVLIRLADSLVLPLNCSDYAESLEDYLKTAVQLYQDKLQTQKISMEPLKRAVANFRSAATHLDQVILTSDLVNETPMKIRRINDQLMLLDRAFLDPLAFPDKYAYRHVIWASSSAGRQTFPGLADAYANAELTGQPRDWDKVHYHLSVLSQAIEGAANTLVDVI